Below is a genomic region from Streptomyces ferrugineus.
TGGTGACCAAGTGACCCCGCCACCCGGTTCGCTGCTCGCCGCCGAGGAACTGCGCAAGGCCTACGGCCCGACCGTCGCGCTCGACGGCGCCGAGTTCTCCATCCACCCCGGCGAGGTCGTCGCCGTCATGGGCCCCTCCGGCTCCGGCAAGTCGACGCTGCTGCACTGCCTCGCCGGCATCGTGCCGCCCGACTCGGGGTCCATCACCTACAACGGGCTCGAACTCGCCACCATGAGCGACGCCCAGCGCAGTGCGCTCAGGCGCTCGGATTTCGGGTTCGTCTTCCAGTTCGGGCAGCTCGTGCCGGAGCTGACCTGCGTGGAGAACGTCGCCCTTCCGCTGCGGCTGAACGGCACCTCCCGCAAGGTGGCCGAGAAGGCCGCCCTGGCCTGGATGGAGCGGCTGGAGGTCGACGACCTGCGCAAGAAGCGGCCCGGTGAGGTCTCCGGCGGCCAGGGGCAGCGCGTCGCCGTCGCCCGGGCGCTGGTGACCAACCCGCGCGTGCTGTTCGCCGACGAGCCGACCGGCGCGCTGGACTCCCTCAACGGCGAGCGCGTGATGGAGCTGCTCACGGACGCCGCCCGCTCCACCAACGCCGCCGTCGTCCTCGTCACGCACGAGGCACGGGTGGCCGCCTACTCCGACCGCGAGATCGTCGTACGGGACGGCAGGTCCCGGGACATGGAGCGCGTCGTATGAGCATGGGTCAGTGGGCCCGGGATCTGGGCATGGGGGTCCGCTTCGCCTTCGCCGGCGGACGTGAGGGATGGGTCCGGGCCCTGCTGACGGCCGTCGGGGTGGGCCTCGGGGTGGCGTTGCTGCTGCTGACGACGGCGGTCCCGAACATGCTGACGGCCCGGCACGACCGGGAGAACGCCCGCACCGACATCGCCTACAGCTTTGCGGACAGGAAGAAGTCGGACGCCACCCTGCTCGTCGCGGACGTCGACACCGACTTCCGCGGCAAGGACGTCCGCGGCCGGGCCCTGGAGCCCGAAGGAGCGAAGGCACCGCTGCCGCCGGGGGTGGAGGAGTTCCCGGCGGTGGGCGAGATGGTCGTGTCCCCCGCGCTGAAGAAGCTGCTGGAGTCGGACGACGCAAGGCTGCTGCGCGAGCGGCTGCCGGAGCGGATCGTCGGCACCATCGCGGAGAGCGGGCTGATCGGCTCCCACGAACTCGCCTTCTTCCGGGGCGGTGAGGGCCTCGCGCCGCATATCGACGGCTCCCGGGTGGCCCGTATCGAGCGGTTCGGGGACACGAGCCCGACCGAGACACGGACCGACCCGGTGCTGATCCTGATGGTCGTCGTCGTCTTCGTGGTGCTGCTGATGCCGGTCGCCGTGTTCATCGCCGCGGCCGTGCGCTTCGGCGGCGAGCGGCGTGACCGGCGGCTCGCGGCACTGCGGCTGGTCGGCTCCGACAGCCGGATGACCCGGCGGGTCGCGGCCGGCGAGGCGCTGGCGGGCTCGGTGCTCGGACTGGTCTTCGGCGCGGTCTTCTTCATGGTCGGGCGGGAGATCGCGGGCTCGGTCGAGGTGTTCGACGTCAGCGTCTTCCCGAGCTACCTCAACCCCTCCCCCTTGCTGGCCGTGCTCGTCGGCCTGGCGGTGCCGGCGGCGGCCGTGCTGGTCACGATGTTCGCGATGCGCGGGGTGGTGATCGAGCCGCTCGGCGTGGTGCGCACGGCGAAGCCCACGCGGCGCCGGCTGTGGTGGCGGCTGCTGCTGCCGCTGGGCGGCCTGGCGATGCTGTGGCCGATGATCGGCCAGGGCCGCGACGGCGGCACCTTCAACGAGTACCTGGTCATCGGCGGTGTGCTCCTGCTGCTCATCGGCGTGACCACGCTGCTGCCCTGGATCGTCGAGGCGGTCGTCGCCCGGCTCGGCTCGGGCGGTGTCGCCTGGCAACTGGCCGTGCGCAGGCTCCAGTTGAGCAGCGGCACGGCGGCCCGCATGGTCAACGGCGTCGCGGTGGCGGTCGCCGGGGCGATCGCGCTGCAGATGCTGTTCGCCGGGGTGCAGAGCGACTACACCGAGGACACCGGGTACGACCTCTATCGGGCGCAGATGCAGGTCTCCATGTCCCGTGGCGCCCAACTCGGCCCGGCGGTCGAGAAGTTCCGGGACACCGAGGGCGTCCGGCAGGTCCACGCGTACGCCGAGGGCTACCTGGGCGAGCGGCGCAGGGACCCGGACATGGGCGCCGAGATGACCGTCGGCGACTGCGCGTCGCTGCGCGAGGTGGCCAAGCTCCCCTCGTGCCGGGACGGTGACGCCTTCTACGTGTCGAACGCCGCGGAGGACGAGAACACCCGGACGCTGGTGAAGCAGCCGGGCCGGACCGTCTACCTCGACCCGTCGTACGAAGGCGGCCTGCGGCGGCAGGAGATCGCCTGGACCGTGCCGAAGGACCTCAAGCCGGCCGGGACACGGCTGGACCAGATGGCCCGCGAGCGGGGCGGCTTCCTGCTCACCCCGAAGGCGCTGCCCGCGTCCGCCGCGCCGGCCCTGCGGGGGCAGGTGTACCTCAGCTTCGACGGCCCCGCTGCCGATGTGGTGGAGCGGGTACGGAACACGGCGGCGGCCGTGGACCCGCTGTCGACCCCCATGACCTGGTCCTCCACCCGCACGTCCGACCGCTACGAAACCATCCGCACCGGCCTGTTCGTCGGCGCCGTCGCCGTGCTGGCGCTGATCGGCGCGAGCCTGCTGGTCTCCCAGCTCGAGCAGCTGCGCGACCGCAAGAAGCTGCTGTCGTCGCTGGTCGCCTTCGGCACCCGGCGCCGCACGCTGAGCCTGTCGGTGCTGTGGCAGACGGCCATCCCGATCGCCCTGGGCCTGCTGCTGTCCACGGTGGTGGGGCTGACCCTGGGCGCGGTCCTGCTGAAGATGACGGACACCCCGATCGTCGTGGACTGGACGAGCGTGCTGTCGATGACGGGCGTCGGCGCTGGCGTCGTCCTCGCGGTGACGCTGCTCAGCCTGCCGCCGCTGCTGCGGCTGATGCGACCGGACGGGCTGCGCACGGAGTGACGTCACCCAGGGTGTGTGCCGGACGTCCCGTCGTCGTCCGCGGTCGGTCCGTGCGATCGCGGCGCAGGCGGGACGTCCGGCACACGCCCCAGGGAGGCGTCCGCCGCCAGCACCCGTACGGGCAGCGGGCTCAGCGCCGCCCGCAGTGCGGCCGCCAGTTCCTGGTACTCCGCGCTGCGGCGGCGCCCGTGCGCATCGCGAGGGCGATGCGGCGGGTCGGGGCCGGGTCGGCGAAGCAGGCGGTCAGCAGCTGGTTGCTGCGGGTCGTCTCGACCTTGACGGCGGTGCGCGGCAGCAGGGTGACACCGAGGCCGCCGGCGACGAGCTGCACCAGGGTGGACAGTCCGGCGGCCGTGGTGGTGACGGGGGCGTCCGCACGCCCGGCCTCGCGGCAGATGTCGAGGGCCTGGTCGCGCAGGCAGTGCCCCTCGTCGAGCAGCAGCAGGTTCAGCTCCTTGAGCACCCCGCGCGCAATGCCCTCGCGGCCGCCGAGCCAGTGGTCGAGGGGCGTGACGAGCACGAAGTCCTCGTCGAACAGGGGCAGTTCGGCCACCCCGGGCACCCCGAGGGGGACGGCGAGAAGAAGCAGGTCCAGGCGGCCCGCGGTGAGCCCGTCGACCAGGCTGGCGGTCTGCTCCTCGTGCACCTGCAGGTCGAGGTGCGGATACCGGTCGTGGACCAGCCGCAGCACCGTCGGCAGCAGATACGGCGCCACCGTCGGGATGACCCCGAGGCGCAGCGCGCCGGTGAACGGCGCCCGGACCGCCTCGGCCTCCTCCATCAGCGCGCCGACCTCGACCAGCACCGCCTTCGCCCGTACGGCCAGCCGCTCGCCGGCCGGCGAGAGCAGCACCTTGCGGGTCGTGCGCTCCAGCAGGGTGATCCCGAGGGTCTCCTCCAGGGCGGACACGGCGCCCGAGAGCGCGGGCTGGCTCATGCCGATCGCGGCGGCCGCGTCCCGGAAGTGCAGATGCTCGGCGACGGCGGCGAAGGCCCGCAGCTGGGCGAGGCTGGGCTGTCTCCTCTTACCGGCGGTCATCGATAGGCTCCTTCGATCAATCCGACCGAGTGTAGCTATTTCCCGTATCAATGCAGCCTGTGCCAGGATCGGTAAGGTCCAACCCAAAGGGAGACACCTGTACCGAACGGGTGTCTCTTCGCTGCAAGGAGAGCGTGTGCTCACTGTCGGTGACAAGTTCCCCGAGTTCGAACTGACCGCCTGCGTCTCGCTGGAGAAGGGCGCGGAGTTCGAGACGATCGACCACAAGACCTACGAGGGCAAGTGGAAGATCGTCTTCGCCTGGCCGAAGGACTTCACCTTCGTCTGCCCGACCGAGATCGCGGCCTTCGGCAAGCTGAACGAGGAGTTCGCCGACCGCGACGCCCAGGTCCTCGGCTTCTCCGGTGACTCGGAGTTCGTCCACCACGCCTGGCGCAAGGACCACGACGACCTGCGCGACCTGCCGTTCCCGATGATGGCCGACTCCAAGCACGAGCTGATGCGCGACCTCGGCATCGAGGGCGAGGACGGCTTCGCCAAGCGCGCCGTCTTCATCGTCGACCAGAACAACGAGATCCAGTTCTCCATGGTGACCGCCGGCTCCGTCGGCCGTAACCCCAAGGAGGTCCTGCGGGTCCTGGACGCCCTGCAGACGGACGAGCTGTGCCCGTGCAACTGGACCAAGGGCGAGGACACCCTGGACCCGGTCAAGCTCCTTGCCGGAGAGTGAGTGACATGTCCCTCGACTCCCTGAAGTCCCGCATACCGGACTACGCCAAGGACCTGAAGCTCAACCTGGGCTCGGTCATCGGCAACTCGGACCTCCCGGCGCAGCAGCTGTGGGGCACGGTGCTCGCCACGGCGATCGCCTCCCGCTCCCCGATCGTGCTGCGCGAGCTGGCGCCGGAGGCGAAGGCGAACCTGTCGCCGGAGGCGTACAAGGCGGCGAAGTCCGCGGCCGCGGTGATGGCGATGAACAACGTCTTCTACCGCACCCGGCACCTGCTGTCCGACCACGAGTACGGCAACCTGCGCGCCGGGCTCCGGATGAACGTCATCGGCAACCCCGGTGTCGACAAGGTCGACTTCGAGCTGTGGTCGTTCGCGGTGTCCGCCATCAACGGCTGCGGCATGTGCCTGGACTCGCACGAGCAGGTGCTGCGCAAGGCGGGCGTGGACCGCGAGGTCGTCCAGGAGGCGTTCAAGATCGCCTCGGTGATCCAGGCCGTGGGCTCCGCCTTGGAGGCCGAGGCCGTGCTGGCCGACGTCGAATAGGCGCCGTTGCTCTTCGGACCCCGCTCACCCTTCGTGGGCGGGGTCCGCTGCGTTGTGGTGGCCGTCGTTACCGGGGGCCGCGCCCCCAGACCCCCCTTCGGCCTGAACGGCCTCGTCCGCAATCGCCGGACGGGCCGGCTTTCGCTGACCGGCGCTGCTCGGGACCGATTCCTGCGCGTACGCCCGCAGATACCCCACGATCGTGTTCGACACCGCCACCAGCGGTACGGCGACCACCGCGCCGCCGATCCCCGCCACCATGCCCCCGGCCGCCACCGACAGCACGACCGCCAGCGGATGGACGCGGACCGCGCGGCCGAGGATGAACGGCTGGAGGACGTGGCCCTCGATCTGCTGGACCGCCAGGACGACGGCGAGGGTCATCACGGCGGTGAAGACGCCCTGGGTCACCAGGGCCACGACCACCGCCAGGGCGCCGGAGGCCACCGCGCCCACGAGCGGGATGAAGGAGAACAGGAAGATGAACACGGCCAGCGGGACGGCCATCGGCACATCGAGGAAGTAGATGCCGATGCCGATGAAGACGGCGTCGATCAGGGCGACGAGGACCGTGCCGCGTACGTACGCCGTGAGCGTCGCCCATGCGCGCGGGCCGGCGCCCGCGACGCCCGGCCGGGCCGCGGCGGGCACCAGCTTCAGCGTCCACTGCCAGATGCGCTTGCCGTCGTAGAGCAGGAAGAGCGTGGAGAACGCGGCCAGCAGAATGCCGGTGAGGGCTTCGACGACGACGGTCACGCCTTCGAGGCCGGCCGAGGTGATCTCGTCGGTGTTGGCGCCGATCGCCTCCCGGAGGTTCTCGGCGATCTCGTTGATCTGCTTGTCGGTGACGTGGAAGGGGCTGTTGAGCAGCCAGTTGCGCAGCTCGTCGATGCCGTCCTGGACCTGGTCGGAGAGGTTGTCGATGTTCTCCATGACCTGCCAGGTCACGAACCAGCCCATCAGCCCGATGACGACGAACCCGAGGATCGCGGTCAGCGCGGTGGCGGGCCCGCGCGGCACTCCGCGCCGGGTCAGCCAGGCCACCGAGGGCTGCATCAGCGCGGTGAGGAGCAGGGCGATGACGAAGGCCAGCACGACGAGTTGGACGGCGCTGATGACCCGCATCAGCACCCAGACGGTTCCGGCCAGCACCAGCAGCCGCCAGCCGGCCTCGGCCGCGACCCGTACGCCCCACGGCACGACCTGTGCGGGGTCGGGGCGGGGCGGCGGAGCGCTGGGCGCGTAGTCGGGGGGCGCCGGTACGTGGCCGGGGGGCGGTGGCATGTCGTCGGGGGCCGTTTCAGCGGCGGCCACGGGCTGCCGTGCCGGCTGGAGTTCGGCGCTCTCCCGTTCCACCGCGGCGCGGCGCTCGGCCAACCGCTCGCTCATCTCGGTCAGCCCGGCACCGAGCCGTCCGAGCCACCCTGGCACTCGCGACATGATCCGTCCTCTTCCCCCGTCTGTCCCCACCACTCCCCCCTGGAGTCGTTGAACCCGACCGTACATGGCACGGTCCGCAGAAGAGCGAAAGCCCCTCACCGAAGGACGGTGAGGGGCTCTGCGGGGTTGAGCGAGGGCTCAGTACCAGCGGTTGGCCTGCCAGAAGCTCCAGGCGCCGCAGGGGCTGTCGTAGCGCTCGTTCATGTAGTTCAGGCCCCACTTGATCTGGGTGGCCGGGTTCGTCTGCCAGTCCGAGCCGACGGACGACATCTTGGAACCGGGCAGGGCCTGGAAGAGGCCGTAGGCGCCGGAGGAGGGGTTGACCGCCCGGTAGTTCCAGCTGGACTCGTGGTCCACGATGTTGCTGAAGCACTGCCACTGGTCGCTCGGCACCATGGACCGCGCCATCGCCTGGATCTGCGCGATGGTGTACGAGCTCTGGACGGGGAAGTCGGCGGAGGAGGACCGGGAGGCCTTCGCCTCGGCCTCTTCGCGCTCCTTGGCTTCCCGCGCCGCCTTCTCGGCGGCTTCCTTCTTCTCGATCGCGCTCTGAGCGGCAGCCTTGCGGGCCGCCTCCTCGGCGTCCTTCTTGGCGCTCACGTCCGCGGCGATGGCCTGCACATCCGCCTGCGCCGACACGGACTCGGTCTGCACCTGGGCCTGCTGGCCCGCGGGTATGTCCGCGAGGAGCGTCGAATCGGCTGCCGTCGCTTCGGCGTCGTTGTTCTGCGCGGTGCTGCCCGAGGCAACGCCGACGACGCTTCCGACAGCGGTGACCGCGGTGGCCGAGGCCACTGCGAATCCCCTGACCGAAATCGGACTCACACGGTTTCCTTCCAGCATCGCCCGCTTCGGTGACCCTGGCGGACGCAATCTTGCCCCTGGCGCTGGCCTCCCAACTGCGGGGTCACGGGAGGCACGGACCCGGTGGGCAACTCCCGCGAGGGAGCGCCGCGTACTGACTCGGGCGGCATACGACGTCGCTATGCAGTTGGTGGTGGTGCTGCTGTGGGTCCGTACCGCTGGGGGTACAGGTGTGTCGTATGCGGGGCCTGACAGGAGTGAGACTCTGCCGCACCCGGACGCCGCAAGGCAATTCTGTGTTGCGTGTGAAAGCTCACACCTCGTTTGTCCCTGGGGTTTTGCGGAAAGCCGCACACGCCGAGGCGCCGCCCGGATAGGCTCTCCCGCCTTCCGAACGGCGCCAACCAACGAGTAGCTACCGCAAGTTGAGCACTTGGGTCAGATCTGCCCGTCCTCCAGCATTTCGGTCACAAGGGCGGCGATCTGGGACCTCTCGGACCGCGTCAGGGTGACGTGGGCGAAGAGGGGATGCCCCTTCAGCTTCTCCACGACGGCGACGACACCGTCGTAGCGCCCGACCCGCAGATTGTCCCGCTGCGCCACGTCGTGAGTGAGAACCACCCGCGAATTGGCGCCGATTCGGGACAGAACGGTAAGAAGCACATTCCGTTCCAGCGACTGCGCCTCGTCCACGATCACGAACGCGTCGTGCAGCGACCGTCCGCGGATATGGGTGAGGGGGAGCACCTCCAGCATTCCGCGTGCGGTGACCTCCTCGATGACCTCGCGGCTGGTGACCGCGGAGAGGGTGTCGAAGACCGCCTGCGCCCAGGGGCTCATCTTCTCGGCCTCGGTGCCCGGCAGATAGCCGAGTTCCTGCCCGCCCACCGCGTACAGCGGCCGGAAGACCATCACCTTCTGGTGCTGACGGCGCTCGAGGACCGCCTCCAGACCCGCGCACAGCGCCAGCGCCGACTTGCCGGTGCCGGCCCGGCCGCCCATCGACACGATCCCGACGTCCGGATCGAGCAGCAGGTCGAGCGCGATCCGCTGCTCGGCACTGCGCCCCTTGATGCCGAAGGCCTCCCGATCGCCGCGCACCACCCGGACGTTGCCCTCGGGCGTGATCCGGCCCAGCGCCTTGCCGCGCTCGGAGTGGATGGTCAGCCCGGTGTGCACCGGCATGTCGGCCGCTTCGGGGACGAAGACGTGCCCCTCCTCGAAGAGGATGTCCACCTGTTCGCCCGGCAGGGTCAGTTCGGACATTCCGGTCCAGCCGGAGGAGTCCGTGATGGCGAGCTCGGCG
It encodes:
- a CDS encoding ABC transporter ATP-binding protein, producing the protein MTPPPGSLLAAEELRKAYGPTVALDGAEFSIHPGEVVAVMGPSGSGKSTLLHCLAGIVPPDSGSITYNGLELATMSDAQRSALRRSDFGFVFQFGQLVPELTCVENVALPLRLNGTSRKVAEKAALAWMERLEVDDLRKKRPGEVSGGQGQRVAVARALVTNPRVLFADEPTGALDSLNGERVMELLTDAARSTNAAVVLVTHEARVAAYSDREIVVRDGRSRDMERVV
- a CDS encoding ABC transporter permease; the encoded protein is MSMGQWARDLGMGVRFAFAGGREGWVRALLTAVGVGLGVALLLLTTAVPNMLTARHDRENARTDIAYSFADRKKSDATLLVADVDTDFRGKDVRGRALEPEGAKAPLPPGVEEFPAVGEMVVSPALKKLLESDDARLLRERLPERIVGTIAESGLIGSHELAFFRGGEGLAPHIDGSRVARIERFGDTSPTETRTDPVLILMVVVVFVVLLMPVAVFIAAAVRFGGERRDRRLAALRLVGSDSRMTRRVAAGEALAGSVLGLVFGAVFFMVGREIAGSVEVFDVSVFPSYLNPSPLLAVLVGLAVPAAAVLVTMFAMRGVVIEPLGVVRTAKPTRRRLWWRLLLPLGGLAMLWPMIGQGRDGGTFNEYLVIGGVLLLLIGVTTLLPWIVEAVVARLGSGGVAWQLAVRRLQLSSGTAARMVNGVAVAVAGAIALQMLFAGVQSDYTEDTGYDLYRAQMQVSMSRGAQLGPAVEKFRDTEGVRQVHAYAEGYLGERRRDPDMGAEMTVGDCASLREVAKLPSCRDGDAFYVSNAAEDENTRTLVKQPGRTVYLDPSYEGGLRRQEIAWTVPKDLKPAGTRLDQMARERGGFLLTPKALPASAAPALRGQVYLSFDGPAADVVERVRNTAAAVDPLSTPMTWSSTRTSDRYETIRTGLFVGAVAVLALIGASLLVSQLEQLRDRKKLLSSLVAFGTRRRTLSLSVLWQTAIPIALGLLLSTVVGLTLGAVLLKMTDTPIVVDWTSVLSMTGVGAGVVLAVTLLSLPPLLRLMRPDGLRTE
- a CDS encoding peroxiredoxin, which encodes MLTVGDKFPEFELTACVSLEKGAEFETIDHKTYEGKWKIVFAWPKDFTFVCPTEIAAFGKLNEEFADRDAQVLGFSGDSEFVHHAWRKDHDDLRDLPFPMMADSKHELMRDLGIEGEDGFAKRAVFIVDQNNEIQFSMVTAGSVGRNPKEVLRVLDALQTDELCPCNWTKGEDTLDPVKLLAGE
- a CDS encoding alkyl hydroperoxide reductase is translated as MSLDSLKSRIPDYAKDLKLNLGSVIGNSDLPAQQLWGTVLATAIASRSPIVLRELAPEAKANLSPEAYKAAKSAAAVMAMNNVFYRTRHLLSDHEYGNLRAGLRMNVIGNPGVDKVDFELWSFAVSAINGCGMCLDSHEQVLRKAGVDREVVQEAFKIASVIQAVGSALEAEAVLADVE
- a CDS encoding AI-2E family transporter: MSRVPGWLGRLGAGLTEMSERLAERRAAVERESAELQPARQPVAAAETAPDDMPPPPGHVPAPPDYAPSAPPPRPDPAQVVPWGVRVAAEAGWRLLVLAGTVWVLMRVISAVQLVVLAFVIALLLTALMQPSVAWLTRRGVPRGPATALTAILGFVVIGLMGWFVTWQVMENIDNLSDQVQDGIDELRNWLLNSPFHVTDKQINEIAENLREAIGANTDEITSAGLEGVTVVVEALTGILLAAFSTLFLLYDGKRIWQWTLKLVPAAARPGVAGAGPRAWATLTAYVRGTVLVALIDAVFIGIGIYFLDVPMAVPLAVFIFLFSFIPLVGAVASGALAVVVALVTQGVFTAVMTLAVVLAVQQIEGHVLQPFILGRAVRVHPLAVVLSVAAGGMVAGIGGAVVAVPLVAVSNTIVGYLRAYAQESVPSSAGQRKPARPAIADEAVQAEGGSGGAAPGNDGHHNAADPAHEG
- a CDS encoding aggregation-promoting factor C-terminal-like domain-containing protein, producing MSPISVRGFAVASATAVTAVGSVVGVASGSTAQNNDAEATAADSTLLADIPAGQQAQVQTESVSAQADVQAIAADVSAKKDAEEAARKAAAQSAIEKKEAAEKAAREAKEREEAEAKASRSSSADFPVQSSYTIAQIQAMARSMVPSDQWQCFSNIVDHESSWNYRAVNPSSGAYGLFQALPGSKMSSVGSDWQTNPATQIKWGLNYMNERYDSPCGAWSFWQANRWY
- a CDS encoding PhoH family protein, which produces MVTSTKRHKPDRRTYVLDTSVLLADPNALNRFDEHEVVLPIVVVTELEAKRHHPELGYFARQALRLLDDYRVKHGRLDAPIPIGDLGGTVRVELNHSDPSVLPTGYRLGDNDSRILAVARNLQAEGFDVTVVSKDLPLRIKASSVGLLAEEYRAELAITDSSGWTGMSELTLPGEQVDILFEEGHVFVPEAADMPVHTGLTIHSERGKALGRITPEGNVRVVRGDREAFGIKGRSAEQRIALDLLLDPDVGIVSMGGRAGTGKSALALCAGLEAVLERRQHQKVMVFRPLYAVGGQELGYLPGTEAEKMSPWAQAVFDTLSAVTSREVIEEVTARGMLEVLPLTHIRGRSLHDAFVIVDEAQSLERNVLLTVLSRIGANSRVVLTHDVAQRDNLRVGRYDGVVAVVEKLKGHPLFAHVTLTRSERSQIAALVTEMLEDGQI